The Malus domestica chromosome 10, GDT2T_hap1 nucleotide sequence AAATTAGAACCAAAGGGTATTCCTTTCCCAAAAGAagggttgtaattaataggcgcgtagcctagaatgggtcgaactcgaATTAATAAAAACCCTCTTTGATAAAATGAACGAGAGTGAAATTGTGTcaagtgaattatttgtttacacaTTGTGTTAAATTTTTGCTCAACACTCATCATTATCCCAAGATATTATCTCCCATTACAATCAATTATGGATGACATACTTTGGACAATAGGATGGCACCTTGTGGGAGAATTTATCATATATGGCCAAAATTTAGTCTCTAATTTCACAAATGttggtttcaaaaaaaaaaaaaactatcaatTATAGCCAaaaacacattttgataagactTAAATGCCCTAAAAATTAACTCCGAATTACAATATGCCCGAATTCTTTACATATTAGAGTCCATTTTTAATCTAACTTATCTAATACACATACAGAAGGACTAGCTACTTCTCATCGCAGAAAACTGACTTGGACTATCGAAAGGTGGACTTCACTAGGGAAGTCTCAACACCAAGAAAATATTTtataacattaaacaacatcaGTCAGCGTCTAAAATACTTCGTTCATGGAGGATGAAAAAATTAGGTTAGTAATCCCCCAACATGAAACGGGCACCTACTTTGACCAAATTAGGGTATACATTCGGTCGTAGGAATTGAATGGAGCTCTTTGGCTTACTTTCACTAGTGATTTCTTTTCATGTAGAAATTGTTAAtggattttcttaattttcttttccaCCCCTGAATCAACTTTGtgaatgcaaatttcttccttcttgattttggacaaaattgcacttacaaaacaaatcacaccttaggtcaaggccaaaagcctcacgcgcccacgatgaatgtggggggctttggccgaagaatctctgatgccaaagttagaattttgagggacaattgtttagagaattttatagaatttttgcaagagaatTGAAAGTGAACTTTGAGGAGAATGATGAGGTTTAAATAGgagagtggccggcctccttgggtGAGAGAGGACCGGCCACCTAGCTCCCTTTGTGGGCtaggttcttgatttgtgtTAAATTAGGAATTATCgaataattacctaatcaattagctaattaatagaataattacttaattgattagctaatcaatataataaaaaagggaagatttgggagttaccttgtggagaagattggatgaggatggatgaaatagattttgaattgttacctattttgggcacttttgatttggttgagtGATGATTGCCCGTTGCTCGTGCGTAGGAATCctagtatgcctcaagggtagttttgtcatcttttacccaaaaatccatgtgtcaccttgtgattatttttggcttcaCAAACTTCATGAAATTTAATTTCTGACAATCACTAGAATTCAGTGGTTCTATATGTGGTATCGACGGGTTAGATCAAACGGAGCTTTACTTTTTCGCTAAGATCACATAAAAGATTTTTCTGATTTGAAGTGCGCTTTTATAAATGGCAGAAATAAATTAATAGGTTGATAAGTCGCATACAACAAATGATTTTGGCAGTGAATCTAGAATTATTTATAAGCTTATGAAATttccattcttttattatctagtagggtttttatttatttattttattttattttattttattttattttatataattttgagGGTATTTGAGTCTATTCACTTGTGTTTTTGgctatgtttgaatttttttataaacagtgacatttatgaaattgagtttaaattttggtcATATATGATAAAACTTGCCTTGTGGCCGGCCACCCCCTATAAATATCTCCATCACCTTTGGTAAGCTTTTGATGGCCATACAAACCCCAAACACATTACTGACTTAGGCATCGAAGATCTATTGGCCAACCCCTCTCCTCATGGGTGTGTGAAgctttgatctttgatcaaATATGTTGATTGTTTTATAATTACATTTTAGTCAAGACTGAAGATGGCAGAAATTTGCTACTACACAATCAAATCTATGAAATGTTATCAGGGCCTCCAGCACATTAAGACTCAATCGaccaaaaaagaagagaaaagtatgaaatcaaaacaACAATTGAACACTTATTATATGATTAtttgttgaatataaatagCGAAACACGTACGTATATGATATGTGTTCAGTTATCCTTATTCCACTCAATGCATTCAGAAAATGACTCCTCGTCCCATGTCGTCCTGCATGCGCCTTCAGGAAGTATACTCCACTGAACCTTACTGTCAAGATTTTTGTCTCTTTTATCTCTATACACGTCGAACCACTTCAATTGACCCCGCCAAGAAAAACTGCAGAAGTATAGTGTCGTGCCCCAGATGTTAGGTTTAAAACTGAATTCAAAGGAGCCATGAGGGGCGAGCACTTTCACACCAATATCATGGTTTTTGGATTTGCAGTGAACGGTAAGCGACAAATCTCCGTTGGCTTGCAACTCATTTTTAACTCTAATATATCTTCTTTTCCGTGCATCGCACAGGGTTAGTGTGAACAAAAGGAGCACCGTTAATAGCACTGCCTTTCTGATGAACAAAGCCATGCTattgcttgtttttggttgaaGAAAATTTGTTTCGGTGGAAGTTGAAACACTAAGAATGCATCATATATATACTCGGCGGGTTCCATATGCTATCACATTTGGTGGTGCCTGATTTGCAGGATTATGGAATTTTTCAGGAATATGTGGAAAATTATTTACTTTAgagattttattaaatttgtgtAAATTATAGTAGATTGGATTTAGCAAAAACATGGaaacttaaattattttttagggaaTGTCATATAAAGCTACAACACAtgtatgaataaaaaaaattaatgattaGATACTGTGTAAACAATAAGTATGTGATATGTGATAAGAAAAACTTCTTTCTAATgacaagtaataaaataaagcatttcACTAGAATGAATAAATTATACATAACTTAACTGAAATTTTTGTCATGAAAGCAGCACAAGTTTTATTGAAGTAAACTAATACCATAAcgaaagaaattaaataataaagaaTGCATAGGCTCATGGATATTTCCAAATTTTCTGCAAATTGTATGCAAACACTAGATATTTCCTGAAAATATTGAGGAAATTGACTGATTTCCGGAAATATCGTGAATATGGGGTGAAGTCTAAACTTCACCTTCCCTTTCCATATCGTTCCCTGAATTTTTGGATATTTCCATAGAAATATCGGGCATATCCAAGATACTTCAAATACTAGTTAAATTTAGGCCAAAAGTTTTAATTATTCAATACTtacattttaatttctaaaaatatataataacatgtaaaaataaaataaaaattgataaaTGCTGAGGTTCAAATCCCCTTAATCAAATCTTGACAATGGCACAaatgttttattgtttttaatgttattattattgtgatttcagttttttttttggtcaaagtaTTGTGATTTAAGTTAAACTAATCattattgttttgtttattattttatttatttggtgGTTACACACCCAAATTAAAGTTTtgatttaattatattatttatttggggTTTTTACTATGATTTACCTTTTGTTTTAAATATTTGACCGTTCAAAGATGAATGAGGTTAATGATGGTTAAGGTAAGTTATGCCTACATAAAAGATAAATGAGGCGCACTGAGGTATAAATTGGAAGGGATAGAGCTATGGAGGTACATGCATTCTCCAATACATTCACTCTACCAATATCTCTTAACCATTATATTAAGATTGGGAGACAAATTGTTTAACACATTTTGTAGTGTTTATTTTATGATATATTTCAATAATCTATCTGCCTATCTTTTAATACTCTGCTAACCCGTCAATCCATATTCGGTGTGGTTAAACATCATTGGGTTAACAAATCGACATAAAATCAGCTCCATCCAATTTTCAGTaggactacttttttttttcatttatttaaacACCATTCCTTATATGAAAGGGAATGAAGAACTCAAATTTAAAAGTTTAGTGGAGATAGAAATGGCTGAACTCATGTAAGAATTATGGTTAAAAAGAGGACTTCTTTTGTATTGTTTGTCATTGGCAATAATTTAATTGGTGGTTTGAGCCATACATGGCCTAGGGCAGGAAATTCTAGTTTATATTCTTTCTTTCCCGGTaatttgaagctttttttttcttcgaacaAACGATAGTATATACATTAAGGGGGGTGAGGGAGTGAACTAAGCCTCACACTGAGTTAGCCATAATAATgaagttcaaattcgcctttggttagaatcgaatctaagatctctcacttacaagtgaagaagaatactactaaactgtagtactaagtggcaatttgaaacattttttagaccaaaacaacaaaacactACAAAAGAAAATGGCATAGAAAAATGACGAAACATGAAATTAACCACTTTACATTCAATTCTTTAAATACAAATTTACATATCACTAATCACATTTTGAGATCCACAAATCAAACAATTTAAAGCATATAAATTATTAAGACGTGCAAGGTTATTACTTATTTATAGGTATATCGACTAAATCACCATAATATCTTATATACGTTGAGAACAAATAAGTAATATATTTGACCATGACCAAATTCATGAGGCTTTGGTCAACGTTTTGAACGTCACTGATGAACCCAACAACAACGTGCCCGAATCAACGGTAAATGTGTCGTATCGAAGGAAAAACTCCACCAACATTAACCTAGACATGAGTACCACTAGATCTTTGCCCGCGCATTGCTTGTTCTCAGCCGTTGGATGATCATCTGCCTGACGACCGTTCGACCAGTAAACATACTTCAACAACTTCTCACCCTCCCCCACAAACCTATTGCCCACAAACTCCTCCGGATTCTCAAAAACCTTTGGATCCTTCCCCACAAAATTCTGATTTCCAAAAATCATCTCCCCTTTCTTGATCTCAAATGTCGCATCGTGGCTATGTACCACGATGTCCTCCTTGGCCTTCCCGTACTGGTACGGAACTGGAGGCTCAATCCTCAAGGCCTCAAAAACCACGGATTTGGTCAAAGTCATCTTATCCAACGTGGAGAGAGTAATCTTACCTTCACTTTCTTTAACAATGGTCCGGATTTCATTTCGGAGCTGGCGGTGCAAATTCCCTCCTCCTGATGCAACCCACTTGATCAAAGCAGGAAACAAAAGCTTCATGCCACCAAATGCATTGAAGCCAGCCAAAAACAAAAGATTGTGACAAGTTTCTTCTCTTGAAATTCCGAAATTACCCTCGGCCAGGTCCAAAGCCGAACCCGCGGACTCGTAAACCGCATCGTAAAGCTTCTGATAAGCGGGCTTGACGAGAAAGGCAGGGTAGGAAAACGTGTGCAGCAAGAAATCTTCAGCAAACATTAGAAACTTGGGTAACCCAAATGTGATCTGAGGGGCAAGTTGGGGAAAGAGCCAAAGTGTGACCAAGCTAGGCCCCTTGGATCCTAACGTTGTCTTTGACGGGCTTTGACCACAAAACAGCTCGAACACGAAATTAAATGACATGTCGTCGCTCAAACTGTTGAAGTCTGCCTTGCCATCTTTGGAGATTtgttcttccaatttgggaaaGAGGTCGGAGAGAGAGCTTTGGAAAAGGGGTATGAATTGGTTATGTTTAGAAGCGAGTAGGGATGCGAAGTAGCGCTTGAGAGTGGCGTGGTTCGGCTCGGAGGGGTCTAAATAAGCACACATACGGTAGCCACCGGTGTAGGCAGTAGAGGGCATGTAAGTGCCATCCAAAACGTCGCGTTTTGCGACTTTGGTGGTGTCAAAGAgaatggggaagctttcggcgTCAAGAAGAGCAATGACTTTAGGGTTTTGGGCAATGAGAGCTCCGGGTGGCATATTGGTACGAAAGACTGTGGATTGGTATTTTTCCAttctgattttgaagaagttgtCTCGGCCTTGGTTGTAGAAGTAGTCGTAGCGGTCTTTGATGGCTCCGAACAATGGCATGCCATAATCGCCGGGGATCGGCTTCAATGGAAGGTTACTtggtgatgaagaagaagaagaatacatgattggtgagattttgatttggagtttggaattgggtTTTAGAGAAGTGGTGGGATGAGTTGTACAAGGTATTAAAACAATGTGCTTGCTTTTGCCACTTAGTTTCAATTATTTGTATGTAGTAGGTTATAATGTTATCCGAGTTAGGATTTATATATGGAGGGGTCACTGCTAAAATGAAAATTGCAGAAATGGTCTATAAAAGTTGCAACAGAGACTAGAACGTTTTAGACTCAGAGTTTGGTCCGTACAAGCAATTGAAAGTTAAAACGTGAATCAGATGATGAAAACGAACGTGGATGAATTAATGAAATAGAAAGGAAGGTGATGGTATATAGTATTAGTATTTTGTCTCTGCTTATCTAATGTGttggtaatatatatatatatatgtatatattgggGCAAATATGTGGCACCACAtattttacacaattttttacACACGTTTTTATAAGGTGCCCACTTTGTAATGTATTCTAgtgatccgaaccgtctatctTTTTAAACATCATTCATCGCTtatccttacaaaaaattaaacaaattcaaaactattaagacattcatttgtaggGAAGAAAATAGACGAATACGATCCTTAAACCTTAATCCAACGGTCATATGGGTTcagatttggatgattttggttAGACATGATCTTTGAGAGAAGACATAAAGGTAGATGGTTTGgatcattaaaatatattacagAGTGACACAAAAATGTGTATAAGAAAGTGGTGTCACAAATCCgttgcaatatatatatatatatatatatatatatatatatatatatatatatatatatatatatatatatatatatatttatatttatatattatactaGTATTTTGGGATAAAGACtcttttcagaaaataaaagtCTCGCATAAGATTTGGTAAGACCAAAACAATGCAAAATTGGAATTATGCGATTTTGTCCCAGTTCAAGATTGTGAGGACATAACGGAACAGATGAAACATGTTTTGTTAAATTGATTAAAGGAACCTCGTGAGGCAGCGGACACACCAATGGTCTTATTTCTCACGTCACTTTTCTTGTCCAAACCataaagagatttttcagtgtgaccggcacacggatggtacaccacgtgttattatacaaatgatgagatatgtgtgttaaaaagttaataacttaaaaaataaaatttcttaccACT carries:
- the LOC103407335 gene encoding allene oxide synthase 3-like produces the protein MYSSSSSSPSNLPLKPIPGDYGMPLFGAIKDRYDYFYNQGRDNFFKIRMEKYQSTVFRTNMPPGALIAQNPKVIALLDAESFPILFDTTKVAKRDVLDGTYMPSTAYTGGYRMCAYLDPSEPNHATLKRYFASLLASKHNQFIPLFQSSLSDLFPKLEEQISKDGKADFNSLSDDMSFNFVFELFCGQSPSKTTLGSKGPSLVTLWLFPQLAPQITFGLPKFLMFAEDFLLHTFSYPAFLVKPAYQKLYDAVYESAGSALDLAEGNFGISREETCHNLLFLAGFNAFGGMKLLFPALIKWVASGGGNLHRQLRNEIRTIVKESEGKITLSTLDKMTLTKSVVFEALRIEPPVPYQYGKAKEDIVVHSHDATFEIKKGEMIFGNQNFVGKDPKVFENPEEFVGNRFVGEGEKLLKYVYWSNGRQADDHPTAENKQCAGKDLVVLMSRLMLVEFFLRYDTFTVDSGTLLLGSSVTFKTLTKAS